A window from Actinomycetospora corticicola encodes these proteins:
- a CDS encoding flavin-containing monooxygenase has translation MTVTETRPETTGTGGVEHVDVLVVGAGVAGIGAGHHLRENFPERSFLILDAHPDRGGTWWTHRYPGARSDSDLFTYGYRHKPWRGPSIAASGEILSYLDEVIEEDHLAERIRYQHRVVSTSWSSDDARWTVEVHREDTGETVRLSCSFLWMCQGYYKHDEPYTPEFPGRERFTGPVLHPQSWPEDLDWTGKKVVIIGSGATAATVVPAMAETAEHVTMLQRTPTFMIAAPKTHELAIQLRALDIPEEWTFEILRRTYIEQFNELTRLSHDDPDAARQYLLDEMRPHLPEGFDIEKHFSPSYRPWQQRIALLPDGDMFASIKEGRASVVTDTIETFTETGIQLSSGEVLEADIIVSATGFNLSCFGDVAFSVDGEPVDFSERVTWRGIMIDGVPNMAFVFGYFRHSWTLRADLISDLVTRLLQHMDSLGVRSVTPVAGPDVELRPWSDPENFNPGYVMRSQDKMFKQGDRAPWTHMHEFAEERHTLPAADLDDGSLKYD, from the coding sequence ATGACCGTGACCGAGACCCGTCCCGAGACCACCGGCACCGGGGGAGTCGAGCACGTCGACGTCCTCGTCGTCGGGGCCGGCGTCGCCGGCATCGGCGCCGGACACCACCTGCGCGAGAACTTCCCGGAGCGCAGCTTCCTCATCCTCGACGCGCACCCCGACCGCGGCGGGACGTGGTGGACCCACCGGTACCCGGGCGCCCGCTCGGACTCCGACCTGTTCACCTACGGCTACCGGCACAAGCCGTGGCGCGGCCCGTCGATCGCCGCGTCGGGGGAGATCCTCAGCTACCTGGACGAGGTGATCGAGGAGGACCACCTCGCCGAGCGCATCCGCTACCAGCACCGGGTCGTGTCCACGAGCTGGTCGTCCGACGACGCCCGCTGGACCGTCGAGGTGCACCGCGAGGACACCGGCGAGACCGTGCGGCTGAGCTGCAGCTTCCTCTGGATGTGCCAGGGCTACTACAAGCACGACGAGCCCTACACGCCGGAGTTCCCCGGTCGCGAGCGGTTCACGGGCCCGGTGCTGCACCCGCAGAGCTGGCCCGAGGACCTGGACTGGACCGGGAAGAAGGTCGTCATCATCGGGTCCGGGGCCACCGCGGCGACGGTGGTGCCGGCGATGGCGGAGACGGCCGAGCACGTGACGATGCTGCAGCGCACGCCGACGTTCATGATCGCGGCGCCGAAGACCCACGAGCTCGCGATCCAGCTCCGGGCGCTCGACATCCCGGAGGAGTGGACCTTCGAGATCCTGCGGCGGACCTACATCGAGCAGTTCAACGAGCTGACCCGCCTGTCGCACGATGACCCGGACGCGGCCCGGCAGTACCTGCTCGACGAGATGCGTCCGCACCTGCCCGAGGGCTTCGACATCGAGAAGCACTTCAGCCCGAGCTACCGCCCGTGGCAGCAGCGGATCGCCCTGCTCCCGGACGGCGACATGTTCGCGTCGATCAAGGAGGGCCGGGCCTCGGTGGTCACCGACACCATCGAGACGTTCACCGAGACCGGCATCCAGCTCTCCTCGGGGGAGGTGCTCGAGGCCGACATCATCGTCTCGGCCACCGGCTTCAACCTGTCCTGCTTCGGCGACGTCGCGTTCTCCGTGGACGGGGAGCCGGTGGACTTCTCGGAACGGGTCACCTGGCGCGGGATCATGATCGACGGCGTGCCGAACATGGCCTTCGTCTTCGGCTACTTCCGGCACTCGTGGACGCTGCGGGCGGACCTCATCTCCGACCTGGTGACCCGCCTGCTGCAGCACATGGACTCGCTCGGGGTGCGCTCGGTGACCCCGGTGGCCGGTCCGGACGTCGAGCTGCGGCCCTGGTCGGACCCGGAGAACTTCAACCCCGGGTACGTCATGCGCTCGCAGGACAAGATGTTCAAGCAGGGCGACCGCGCCCCGTGGACCCACATGCACGAGTTCGCCGAGGAGCGGCACACGCTGCCCGCGGCCGATCTCGACGACGGGTCGCTCAAGTACGACTAG
- a CDS encoding enoyl-CoA hydratase-related protein — translation MPIRVATDPEDDRVVVITIDRPEARNALDPDHQRDLGAAVADFEADDTRLVAVLTGAGDTTFSAGADLKTLIPAYREAVRAGEDPPWNFGGFTATTRDKPLIAAVNGHALAGGLEMALACDIRLCSPNATFGLAETKWAIIPGAGGTVRLPRAVPLGLAMEMILSGEPIDAAEAYRSGLVNRVVEPAELVPAACALARSIAAKGPLAVRAARERVLDGLGLDHETAMAREHTAFLGVMRTDDAVEGPAAFAEKRPPRYRGA, via the coding sequence GTGCCGATCCGCGTCGCGACCGATCCCGAGGACGACCGCGTCGTCGTCATCACCATCGACCGTCCGGAGGCGCGCAACGCCCTCGACCCGGACCACCAGCGCGACCTCGGCGCCGCGGTGGCCGACTTCGAGGCCGACGACACCCGGCTCGTCGCGGTGCTGACCGGCGCCGGGGACACCACGTTCTCCGCGGGCGCCGACCTCAAGACACTGATCCCGGCCTACCGCGAGGCGGTCCGCGCCGGGGAGGACCCGCCCTGGAACTTCGGCGGCTTCACCGCGACGACCCGGGACAAGCCCCTGATCGCGGCCGTCAACGGGCACGCCCTCGCGGGCGGGCTGGAGATGGCGCTGGCCTGCGACATCCGACTGTGCTCGCCGAACGCGACCTTCGGGCTCGCCGAGACGAAGTGGGCGATCATCCCGGGCGCCGGCGGCACCGTGCGGCTGCCGCGGGCCGTGCCGCTGGGCCTCGCGATGGAGATGATCCTCTCCGGCGAGCCGATCGACGCCGCCGAGGCGTACCGCTCCGGGCTGGTCAACCGCGTCGTGGAGCCCGCCGAGCTCGTGCCGGCCGCCTGCGCGTTGGCCCGGTCGATCGCGGCGAAGGGTCCGCTCGCGGTCCGGGCGGCCCGGGAGCGCGTCCTCGACGGGCTCGGGTTGGACCACGAGACGGCGATGGCGCGCGAGCACACCGCGTTCCTCGGCGTGATGCGCACCGACGACGCCGTGGAGGGCCCGGCGGCGTTCGCGGAGAAGCGGCCGCCGCGCTACCGGGGTGCCTGA
- a CDS encoding group I truncated hemoglobin: MSSTSLFERLGGTYAIAGAVDVLVDRLFENAGVIANPAVAEHHVAANGPGYKFLVTAWSIEAAGGPKCYPGLDMIAAHTKLHITDEQFNAVYYEIEATLRFLGVPEPETKEFMAIIEHYRPEVTQQQKVEQAGTLEPAVA, from the coding sequence ATGAGCAGCACCTCACTCTTCGAGCGTCTCGGCGGGACCTACGCGATCGCGGGCGCCGTCGACGTCCTGGTCGACCGCCTCTTCGAGAACGCCGGGGTCATCGCGAACCCGGCCGTCGCCGAGCACCACGTCGCGGCCAACGGGCCCGGCTACAAGTTCCTCGTCACGGCCTGGTCGATCGAGGCGGCGGGCGGGCCGAAGTGCTACCCGGGGCTCGACATGATCGCGGCGCACACGAAGCTGCACATCACCGACGAGCAGTTCAACGCCGTGTACTACGAGATCGAGGCGACCCTGCGCTTCCTCGGCGTCCCGGAGCCCGAGACGAAGGAGTTCATGGCGATCATCGAGCACTACCGGCCCGAGGTGACCCAGCAGCAGAAGGTCGAGCAGGCCGGGACGCTGGAGCCCGCCGTCGCATGA
- a CDS encoding GrpB family protein: MSEESLDVDLQRASAAWPRPLRVDLVDPDPAWPEEAGRWSVRLGLPVHHVGATAVPGLPAVPQIDLLVLLDDPDDEAVHVALEARDLVDRGAGLWRRPALPDDGACPTAVEVRLLRPDDPAAESVLRFRDLLRTDPRAAGRYTDVRRGLTGEYADLGMYRRAKGPVIAALLRG, from the coding sequence GTGAGCGAGGAGTCGCTCGACGTCGACCTGCAGCGGGCGTCGGCCGCCTGGCCCCGCCCGCTGCGGGTCGACCTCGTCGACCCCGACCCCGCCTGGCCCGAGGAGGCCGGGCGCTGGAGCGTGCGGCTCGGTCTGCCGGTGCACCACGTCGGCGCGACCGCCGTGCCCGGCCTCCCCGCGGTCCCGCAGATCGACCTGCTGGTCCTCCTCGACGATCCCGACGACGAGGCGGTGCACGTCGCGCTCGAGGCGCGCGACCTCGTCGATCGCGGCGCTGGCCTCTGGCGCCGTCCCGCTCTTCCCGACGACGGGGCGTGCCCGACGGCCGTCGAGGTCCGCCTGCTGCGTCCCGACGACCCGGCCGCCGAGTCCGTGCTCCGGTTCCGGGACCTGCTGCGCACCGACCCCCGCGCGGCGGGCCGGTACACCGACGTCCGGCGCGGCCTCACCGGCGAGTACGCCGACCTCGGCATGTACCGCCGTGCGAAGGGGCCCGTCATCGCGGCGCTGCTGCGGGGCTGA
- the kdpF gene encoding K(+)-transporting ATPase subunit F, with the protein MSGVAGDVVGGLVALALLLYLVVSLLRPEWF; encoded by the coding sequence GTGAGCGGGGTGGCCGGCGACGTCGTCGGCGGGCTCGTCGCGCTCGCCCTGCTGCTCTACCTGGTCGTGTCCCTGCTGCGCCCCGAGTGGTTCTGA
- the kdpA gene encoding potassium-transporting ATPase subunit KdpA produces MSDTAAGLVQVVVLLVLLAAAWRPLGDWMARVYTSEKHWRVERIVYRIGRVDPDADQRASTYALAILAFSFVGVLLVYLIQRLQGFLPFDATAGGDAKGAVDPSVAFNTAISFVTNTNWQSYVPETTMSHVSNAAALAVQNFVSAAVGMAVAVALVRGFVRSRSGRIGNAWVDVVRGTVRVLLPIAAVLAVVLVACGVVMSFRTGLSLTAADGSTHAAAIGPVASQEAIKELGTNGGGILNANSAHPFENPNGVSNLLEILAILLIPVSLTRTFGRMVGDMRQGVSLLAVMTILWGGMLAVIWAAEAHAPAVTGSGMEGKETRFGIPSSALFADTTTGTSTGAVNSLHDSYTAFGGGGTLLNMLFGELSPGGVGTGLYSILVIAIIAVFLAGLMVGRTPEYLGKSLGRREVTCAAIVVLVMPALVLLGTGAAVVLPGTSDALTNSGPHGLSEVFYAFASAANNNGSAFGGLTVTSPFFQIALAVAMLFGRLLPILAVIALAGLLSAQPRRQASAGTLRTGTPLFAGLVTATVLLVSAITFLPALALSPIAEGLTATASIGVPQ; encoded by the coding sequence ATGTCGGACACCGCAGCCGGGCTGGTGCAGGTGGTCGTCCTGCTCGTGCTCCTCGCGGCGGCGTGGCGTCCCCTGGGCGACTGGATGGCACGCGTCTACACGAGCGAGAAGCACTGGCGGGTGGAGCGCATCGTCTACCGGATCGGGCGCGTGGACCCCGACGCCGACCAGCGTGCGAGCACCTACGCGCTGGCGATCCTCGCGTTCTCCTTCGTCGGGGTGCTGCTCGTCTACCTGATCCAGCGGCTGCAGGGGTTCCTGCCGTTCGACGCCACGGCGGGCGGCGACGCCAAGGGCGCCGTGGACCCGTCGGTCGCCTTCAACACGGCGATCTCGTTCGTCACCAACACGAACTGGCAGTCGTACGTCCCCGAGACGACGATGAGCCACGTCTCGAACGCCGCCGCGCTGGCGGTGCAGAACTTCGTGTCGGCCGCGGTCGGGATGGCGGTCGCGGTCGCGCTCGTCCGCGGCTTCGTCCGCTCGCGCAGCGGCCGGATCGGCAACGCCTGGGTGGACGTCGTCCGCGGCACCGTCCGCGTGCTGCTGCCGATCGCGGCCGTGCTCGCCGTCGTGCTCGTGGCGTGCGGGGTCGTCATGAGCTTCCGCACCGGCCTCAGCCTGACGGCGGCCGACGGCAGCACCCACGCGGCCGCGATCGGCCCCGTCGCCTCGCAGGAGGCCATCAAGGAGCTGGGGACCAACGGCGGCGGCATCCTCAACGCCAACTCCGCGCACCCGTTCGAGAACCCGAACGGCGTCTCGAACCTCCTCGAGATCCTCGCGATCCTGCTCATCCCGGTCTCGTTGACCCGGACCTTCGGGCGCATGGTCGGCGACATGCGCCAGGGCGTCTCGCTCCTCGCCGTCATGACGATCCTGTGGGGCGGCATGCTCGCCGTCATCTGGGCCGCCGAGGCGCACGCCCCGGCGGTGACCGGCAGCGGGATGGAGGGCAAGGAGACCCGGTTCGGGATCCCCTCGTCGGCGTTGTTCGCCGACACCACGACCGGCACCTCGACCGGTGCGGTCAACTCGCTGCACGACTCCTACACCGCGTTCGGCGGCGGCGGGACCCTGCTCAACATGCTGTTCGGGGAGCTCAGCCCCGGCGGCGTGGGCACCGGGCTCTACTCGATCCTGGTCATCGCGATCATCGCCGTGTTCCTCGCGGGGCTCATGGTGGGCCGGACCCCGGAGTACCTCGGCAAGTCGCTGGGGCGCCGGGAGGTCACCTGCGCGGCGATCGTCGTGCTCGTGATGCCGGCCCTGGTGCTGCTCGGCACGGGGGCGGCGGTCGTCCTGCCCGGCACGTCGGACGCGCTGACCAACTCCGGCCCGCACGGCCTGTCCGAGGTGTTCTACGCGTTCGCCTCCGCGGCCAACAACAACGGCTCGGCGTTCGGCGGCCTCACCGTCACCTCGCCGTTCTTCCAGATCGCGCTGGCCGTGGCGATGCTGTTCGGCCGCCTCCTGCCGATCCTCGCCGTGATCGCCCTCGCCGGCCTGCTCTCCGCCCAGCCCCGACGGCAGGCGTCGGCCGGGACGCTGCGCACCGGCACGCCGCTCTTCGCGGGCCTGGTCACCGCGACGGTCCTGCTGGTCAGCGCCATCACCTTCCTGCCCGCCCTGGCCCTCAGCCCGATCGCCGAGGGTCTGACGGCGACCGCCTCGATCGGAGTTCCGCAGTGA
- the kdpB gene encoding potassium-transporting ATPase subunit KdpB yields the protein MTSSVLTPPSGTDTPPEQPRGTGRAVPAGAFRPRALLEALPLALRKFDPRVQLRNPVMFVVWVGSVVVTVAAIVDPSVFAWLVAVWLWFTVLFANLAESVAEGRGKAQADALRRTRTGTVARREDGTEVPATELRPGDRVVVEAGMTIPGDGDVVEGIATVDESAITGESAPVVRESGGDRSAVTGGTTVLSDRIVVAVTAKPGESFVDRMIALVEGAQRQKTPNEIALSILLSALTIVFLLAVVTLQPIAVYSGSPQTLVVLVALLVCLIPTTIGALLSAIGIAGMDRLVQRNVLATSGRAVEAAGDVSTLLLDKTGTITYGNRRATALHAVGVPDGELARLARLASLADGTPEGRSVVELCAERFGLPAEASAEEARAEFVPFSATTRMSGVDLAGPDGTTLAVRKGAVASVLAWLDEHGGVDPAAQERVRTIAGEISGRGGTPLVSGQVSGATATLGGAIELSDVVKPGIAERFADLRAMGIRTVMVTGDNPVTARAIGDQAGVDEVLAEATPEDKLALIRREQRGGRLVAMTGDGTNDAPALAQADVGVAMNTGTTAAKEAGSMVDLDSDPTKLIGIVEVGKQLLVTRGALTTFSVANDLAKYFAILPAMFAALYPQLGLLNVMGLATPESAILSAVVFNALIIIALIPLALRGVRFRPVSSEQMLRRNLLIYGLGGVVVPFLAIPLIDLVVRLIPGIG from the coding sequence GTGACCTCCTCGGTCCTCACCCCGCCCTCCGGCACGGACACCCCTCCGGAGCAGCCCCGCGGCACCGGCCGGGCCGTCCCGGCAGGCGCGTTCCGGCCCCGGGCCCTGCTCGAGGCCCTGCCCCTGGCGCTGCGGAAGTTCGACCCGCGGGTGCAACTGCGCAACCCGGTGATGTTCGTGGTGTGGGTCGGGTCGGTCGTCGTGACCGTCGCGGCGATCGTCGACCCGAGCGTGTTCGCGTGGCTGGTCGCGGTCTGGCTGTGGTTCACCGTGCTCTTCGCGAATCTCGCCGAGTCCGTCGCCGAGGGCCGCGGCAAGGCGCAGGCCGACGCGCTGCGGCGCACCCGCACCGGCACCGTGGCCCGCCGCGAGGACGGGACGGAGGTCCCGGCCACCGAGCTGCGCCCCGGCGACCGCGTGGTCGTCGAGGCCGGCATGACGATCCCCGGGGACGGCGACGTCGTCGAGGGCATCGCGACGGTGGACGAGTCCGCCATCACCGGTGAGTCCGCCCCCGTCGTCCGGGAGTCCGGCGGCGACCGGTCCGCGGTCACCGGCGGCACCACCGTCCTCTCCGACCGCATCGTCGTCGCGGTGACGGCGAAGCCGGGGGAGTCGTTCGTCGACCGGATGATCGCCCTGGTCGAGGGCGCGCAACGGCAGAAGACGCCGAACGAGATCGCCCTGTCGATCCTGCTCTCGGCGCTGACGATCGTCTTCCTGCTCGCCGTCGTGACGCTGCAGCCGATCGCGGTCTACTCGGGCTCGCCGCAGACGCTCGTCGTGCTCGTGGCCCTGCTGGTCTGCCTCATCCCGACGACCATCGGGGCGCTGCTCTCGGCCATCGGCATCGCCGGGATGGACCGGTTGGTGCAGCGCAACGTGCTCGCGACGTCCGGCCGCGCGGTCGAGGCCGCGGGCGACGTGTCGACGCTGCTGCTCGACAAGACCGGGACCATCACCTACGGCAACCGGCGCGCCACCGCCCTGCACGCGGTCGGTGTCCCCGATGGCGAGCTCGCCCGGCTCGCGCGGCTGGCCTCGCTCGCGGACGGGACCCCCGAAGGACGCTCGGTGGTGGAGCTGTGTGCGGAGCGGTTCGGGCTGCCCGCCGAGGCGTCGGCGGAGGAGGCCCGGGCAGAGTTCGTGCCCTTCTCGGCGACCACCCGCATGTCCGGGGTGGACCTGGCCGGCCCGGACGGAACCACCCTCGCCGTCCGGAAGGGGGCCGTCGCGTCGGTCCTCGCCTGGCTCGACGAGCACGGCGGGGTCGACCCGGCCGCGCAGGAGCGCGTCCGCACGATCGCCGGGGAGATCTCGGGGCGGGGCGGGACGCCGCTGGTGTCCGGGCAGGTGTCCGGCGCCACGGCCACGCTGGGCGGTGCGATCGAGCTGTCCGACGTCGTGAAGCCCGGGATCGCCGAGCGCTTCGCCGACCTGCGGGCCATGGGGATCCGCACCGTCATGGTCACCGGCGACAACCCGGTGACCGCCCGGGCGATCGGCGACCAGGCCGGGGTGGACGAGGTCCTCGCCGAGGCCACGCCGGAGGACAAGCTCGCGCTGATCCGGCGCGAGCAGCGCGGCGGGCGGCTCGTCGCGATGACGGGCGACGGCACCAACGACGCCCCCGCACTGGCGCAGGCCGACGTCGGGGTCGCGATGAACACCGGCACCACGGCGGCGAAGGAGGCCGGGTCGATGGTCGACCTGGACTCCGACCCGACGAAGCTGATCGGCATCGTCGAGGTGGGCAAGCAGCTGCTGGTCACCCGCGGGGCGCTCACGACGTTCTCGGTGGCGAACGACCTGGCCAAGTACTTCGCGATCCTGCCCGCCATGTTCGCCGCGCTCTACCCGCAGCTCGGCCTGCTCAACGTCATGGGCCTCGCGACCCCGGAGTCGGCGATCCTCTCCGCGGTCGTGTTCAACGCGCTGATCATCATCGCGCTCATCCCGCTGGCCCTGCGCGGCGTGCGCTTCCGGCCGGTGAGCTCGGAGCAGATGCTGCGGCGCAACCTGCTGATCTACGGGCTGGGCGGCGTCGTCGTGCCGTTCCTCGCGATCCCGCTCATCGACCTCGTCGTCCGGCTGATCCCGGGGATCGGGTGA
- a CDS encoding potassium-transporting ATPase subunit C, with the protein MTSTLDQRSDNLPDATEEAPRTPVLRGLVRQLGPALRLMLVATVLLGVLYPAVIWGVSRLPGLAGPAEGSVSASGSSSLIGIDPVPANPAADPWFHLRPSASAPESATAGLGPADPSTSGGSNLATTAGELAQAVAQRRAAIAAREGVAPTAVPDDAVTASASGVDPDISPAYAALQVPRVARVTGLPAAQVEALVADATHGRALGVLGEPTVDTSELNAALAATRPGLR; encoded by the coding sequence ATGACCAGCACTCTGGACCAGAGGTCCGACAATCTCCCCGACGCGACCGAGGAGGCGCCCCGGACCCCCGTGCTGCGGGGGCTCGTGCGCCAGCTCGGCCCGGCCCTGCGGCTGATGCTCGTCGCGACCGTCCTGCTCGGCGTCCTCTACCCCGCCGTGATCTGGGGTGTCTCGCGGCTGCCCGGGCTCGCGGGGCCGGCCGAGGGCTCCGTGTCGGCCTCCGGGTCGTCGTCCCTGATCGGGATCGACCCGGTCCCGGCGAACCCCGCCGCCGACCCGTGGTTCCACCTCCGGCCGTCGGCCTCCGCGCCGGAGTCGGCGACGGCGGGCCTCGGCCCGGCCGACCCGTCGACCTCGGGCGGCTCGAACCTCGCGACGACGGCGGGAGAGCTCGCGCAGGCGGTGGCGCAGCGGCGGGCGGCGATCGCCGCACGGGAGGGCGTGGCCCCGACGGCCGTGCCCGACGACGCGGTGACCGCCTCCGCGTCCGGGGTCGACCCCGACATCAGCCCGGCCTACGCCGCCCTGCAGGTGCCGCGGGTGGCCCGGGTGACGGGCCTGCCGGCCGCGCAGGTCGAGGCCCTCGTCGCGGACGCCACGCACGGACGCGCGCTGGGCGTGCTCGGGGAGCCGACGGTCGACACCTCGGAGCTGAACGCGGCGCTCGCGGCCACCCGACCGGGGCTCAGGTAG
- a CDS encoding sensor histidine kinase, whose protein sequence is MDDVEDTSTRYDSRPAGRESVRSDPTRGELRIHLGAAPGVGKTYAALCEARRRHARGTDVVVGLVETHGRARTAELLEGLEVLPRRTVVHRGTALTELDVDAVLARAPEVVVVDELAHSNAPGSVHARRYEDVEQLLAAGIDVISTVNVQHLESLHDVVERITGTRQQETVPDAVVRAAEQVELVDITPEALRRRLAHGNVYPAERIDASLAHYFRPGNLIALRELALLWVADQVDVALRRYRADEHIDEVWEARERVVVAVTGGPESLTVLRRAARIARRAGSADLLCVQVLRGDGVATRDTGRGRDLRRLAKEVGASFHTVVGDDVAAALLDFARGANATQLVLGTSRRSRLARLADPGIGSRAVAGSGSIDVHLVPHVEAPAGGGTPADGGWWPRLARLLRGRRAARGWPAAVVLPLLACGFGWSFPLVGLSTDTVAFFLATVITAIIGGLVPAIVAALFAGALLNYFFTPPLHSFTIARFEDLVAATTMLVIAVLVAAVVDRADRRAAQAAQARAEATLLTTFARVVISRSDPLPRLLERVREAFGFDSVAVLERGPKSSWTVSARMPAVLPGDDPDHGAGDDRDAGDPADADADVEIDEGSHLVGRGRTLTAAENRLFATVAGPALLALRNRRISAEAVDAARRAEASGLRTALLSAVGHDLRTPLSAIKAAVSSLRDPDLALDPADAEELLATVEESGDRLVALVDNLLDSSRLATGAVTPHRTTVGVAEIVDAAVAALPTAEVRDRVEIAPPVPGESDEVVADPGLAERIVANLVDNAVRHGGGGPVSLRTSAHADRVELRVVDRGPGMARDAELFTAFQHLGDHDSHGAPGGLGLGLHVARGFARAMGGTLDPEETPGGGLTMVLSLPRADVPPPARPVVARAGGDGAGRNSTGVMA, encoded by the coding sequence ATGGACGACGTGGAGGACACGTCGACGCGGTACGACTCCCGGCCCGCCGGCCGGGAGTCGGTGCGCAGCGACCCCACCCGTGGTGAGCTGCGCATCCACCTCGGCGCCGCACCCGGCGTCGGGAAGACCTACGCCGCGCTGTGCGAGGCGCGGCGGCGGCACGCCCGGGGGACCGACGTGGTCGTCGGCCTGGTGGAGACCCACGGGCGGGCCCGGACCGCGGAGCTGCTCGAGGGGCTGGAGGTGCTGCCGCGGCGCACGGTGGTGCACCGGGGGACCGCGCTGACGGAGCTGGACGTGGACGCCGTCCTCGCGCGGGCGCCCGAGGTGGTCGTCGTCGACGAGCTGGCGCACTCCAACGCCCCGGGCAGCGTGCACGCCCGGCGCTACGAGGACGTCGAGCAGCTCCTGGCCGCCGGGATCGACGTCATCTCCACGGTGAACGTGCAGCACCTGGAGTCCCTGCACGACGTGGTGGAGCGCATCACCGGCACCCGCCAGCAGGAGACCGTGCCCGACGCGGTGGTCCGGGCCGCGGAGCAGGTCGAGCTCGTCGACATCACGCCCGAGGCGCTGCGCCGGCGCCTCGCGCACGGCAACGTCTACCCGGCCGAGCGGATCGACGCCTCGCTGGCGCACTACTTCCGCCCCGGCAACCTCATCGCGCTGCGCGAGCTGGCCCTCCTGTGGGTGGCCGACCAGGTGGACGTGGCGCTGCGCCGCTACCGGGCCGACGAGCACATCGACGAGGTGTGGGAGGCGCGGGAACGCGTGGTCGTCGCGGTCACGGGCGGCCCGGAGAGTCTCACGGTGCTGCGGCGCGCGGCCCGGATCGCGCGGCGGGCGGGCTCCGCCGACCTGCTCTGCGTGCAGGTGCTGCGCGGCGACGGCGTGGCCACGCGCGACACCGGCCGCGGGCGGGACCTCCGTCGCCTGGCGAAGGAGGTCGGGGCCTCCTTCCACACCGTGGTGGGCGACGACGTGGCCGCGGCCCTGCTCGACTTCGCCCGGGGCGCCAACGCCACCCAGCTCGTGCTCGGCACGTCCCGCCGGTCGCGGCTGGCCCGCCTGGCCGACCCCGGGATCGGTTCCCGTGCGGTCGCCGGCTCGGGGTCCATCGACGTGCACCTGGTCCCGCACGTGGAGGCCCCGGCCGGGGGCGGGACGCCCGCCGACGGCGGGTGGTGGCCGCGCCTGGCGCGGCTCCTCCGTGGGCGGCGCGCGGCCCGGGGGTGGCCCGCGGCGGTGGTGCTGCCGCTGCTGGCCTGCGGCTTCGGGTGGTCCTTCCCGCTCGTCGGGCTCTCCACCGACACCGTCGCGTTCTTCCTCGCCACGGTGATCACCGCGATCATCGGCGGTCTGGTCCCGGCGATCGTGGCGGCGCTGTTCGCGGGGGCGCTGCTCAACTACTTCTTCACCCCGCCGCTGCACTCCTTCACGATCGCCCGCTTCGAGGACCTCGTCGCGGCGACGACGATGTTGGTGATCGCCGTGCTCGTGGCCGCGGTGGTCGACCGCGCCGACCGGCGGGCGGCCCAGGCGGCACAGGCCCGGGCCGAGGCCACCCTGCTCACCACGTTCGCGCGCGTGGTCATCTCCCGCTCCGACCCGCTTCCACGGCTCCTGGAACGGGTGCGGGAGGCGTTCGGGTTCGACTCGGTCGCCGTGCTCGAACGCGGGCCGAAGTCGTCGTGGACCGTGAGCGCCCGGATGCCGGCGGTGCTGCCCGGGGACGATCCGGACCACGGAGCGGGCGACGACCGGGACGCCGGCGACCCGGCCGACGCGGACGCCGACGTGGAGATCGACGAGGGGTCCCACCTCGTCGGGCGCGGCCGCACGCTGACGGCCGCCGAGAACCGGCTGTTCGCCACCGTGGCCGGGCCCGCCCTGCTCGCCCTGCGCAACCGCCGGATCAGCGCCGAGGCGGTCGACGCGGCCCGTCGGGCGGAGGCGAGCGGGCTGCGCACGGCCCTGCTCTCCGCCGTGGGGCACGACCTGCGCACGCCGCTGTCGGCGATCAAGGCGGCGGTGTCGAGCCTGCGCGACCCGGACCTCGCGCTCGACCCGGCGGACGCCGAGGAACTGCTCGCCACCGTGGAGGAGTCCGGCGACCGGCTCGTCGCCCTCGTCGACAACCTGCTGGACTCCTCGCGGCTGGCCACCGGCGCGGTCACCCCGCACCGGACGACGGTCGGCGTCGCCGAGATCGTCGACGCCGCGGTGGCCGCGCTGCCCACCGCGGAGGTCCGGGACCGCGTGGAGATCGCGCCGCCGGTGCCCGGCGAGTCCGACGAGGTGGTCGCCGACCCGGGGCTGGCCGAGCGCATCGTGGCCAACCTCGTGGACAACGCGGTGCGCCACGGCGGGGGCGGTCCGGTGTCCCTGCGCACCAGCGCGCACGCGGACCGGGTGGAGCTGCGGGTGGTCGACCGGGGCCCCGGGATGGCCCGCGACGCGGAGCTGTTCACCGCGTTCCAGCACCTCGGCGACCACGACTCGCACGGGGCGCCGGGCGGTCTGGGTCTCGGGCTGCACGTCGCCCGGGGCTTCGCGCGCGCCATGGGCGGCACCCTCGATCCGGAGGAGACCCCGGGTGGTGGCCTGACGATGGTGCTGTCCCTGCCGCGGGCCGACGTCCCCCCGCCGGCCCGGCCGGTGGTCGCGCGGGCCGGGGGAGACGGAGCGGGGCGGAACTCCACCGGGGTGATGGCGTGA